A region from the Drosophila ananassae strain 14024-0371.13 chromosome 2L, ASM1763931v2, whole genome shotgun sequence genome encodes:
- the LOC6501105 gene encoding tRNA pseudouridine synthase A isoform X2 has translation MSEALDKLELETEARKAAKLAEEETVKETNRIKRTLKRKKWVDWKTQDDEDAASGVKRAPFDPADRIKRKKSAILLSYCGANYYGMQRNPGMQTIEEELFKAMLKHKWITEDSFEQVQIACFQRAARTDKGVSAARQVCSVKLPDELDLEAFNADLPDQIRLFGVERVTKGFNAKDQCNARTYTYTLPTVAFASSEEKIEDLHDTYRITPELLEKVRETLKLYEGTKNFHNFTSKKNFLDPSAKRFIMSFVSSDPFLSPQGIEFVTLKVKGQSFMLHQIRKMVGLAIAIVRGNTTTESLERALTEERLDLPMAPGLGLVLDTVHYERYNDRYGKDGIHNPLTWEKQEKQVNEFIEREIFSQIYKTEAEQRNMLDWLGTLHYHSYDTRRDDAPPPPDGKRSKDGANDDNDE, from the exons ATGTCGGAAGCCCTGGACAAGCTGGAGCTGGAAACCGAAGCCAGGAAGGCTGCGAAACTGGCCGAGGAGGAGACCGTTAAGGAGACCAACCGGATCAAACGGACACTTAAACGAAAGAAGTGGGTGGATTGGAAGACGCAGGACGATGAGGATGCGGCGAGCGGAGTTAAACGCGCGCCCTTCGATCCCGCCGACAGAATCAAGAGGAAGAAGAGTGCAATCCTGCTGAGCTACTGCGGAGCCAACTACTACGGTATGCAGCGCAACCCCGGCATGCAGACCATCGAGGAGGAGCTCTTCAAGGCCATGCTCAAGCACAAGTGGATAACGGAAGACAGCTTCGAGCAGGTGCAGATTGCCTGCTTTCAGCGAGCGGCTCGCACCGACAAAGGTGTCTCAGCGGCCCGCCAAGTGTGCTCCGTTAAGCTGc CTGATGAGCTCGACTTGGAAGCATTCAACGCAGATCTTCCCGACCAGATACGCCTCTTTGGTGTGGAGCGCGTGACCAAGGGCTTCAATGCGAAGGATCAATGCAACGCTCGAACTTATACCTACACCCTGCCCACTGTGGCCTTTGCATCCTCTGAGGAGAAGATCGAAGACTTGCATGACACCTACCGCATTACTCcggagctgctggagaaagTGAGAGAAACCCTTAAACTCTACGAGGGCACGAAAAACTTCCATAATTTTACCAGCAAAAA AAACTTTCTAGATCCATCAGCGAAACGGTTCATCATGTCCTTCGTGAGCAGCGACCCGTTCCTTAGCCCCCAGGGAATCGAGTTCGTCACGCTGAAAGTTAAGGGTCAGAGCTTCATGTTGCACCAGATCCGGAAGATGGTGGGCTTGGCGATTGCCATTGTGCGCGGCAACACGACGACGGAGAGTTTGGAACGAGCGCTCACCGAGGAACGTCTAGACCTTCCTATGGCCCCGGGGCTGGGCTTAGTTCTGGACACAGTCCACTATGAAAGGTACAATGATCGGTACGGGAAGGATGGTATCCATAATCCGCTGACTTGGGAGAAACAAGAGAAGCAAGTCAATGAGTTCATTGAGCGGGAGATCTTTAGCCAGATCTACAAAACCGAGGCCGAGCAGCGCAACATGCTGGACTGGTTGGGCACCCTCCACTACCACTCGTACGATACCCGGCGGGACGACGCTCCTCCGCCGCCAGATGGCAAGCGCAGTAAGGATGGCGCCAATGATGATAATGACGAGTAG
- the LOC6499475 gene encoding signal recognition particle 14 kDa protein, translating to MCLIRAQSKSQKISTVVRQEDVPTMMGMYSQFMKSKMDGLKRVKKVKSKAKAAKG from the exons ATGTGCCTGATACGTGCCCAGTCAAAGTCCCAGAAG ATTTCCACCGTCGTGCGACAGGAGGATGTGCCAACCATGATGGGAATGTACTCCCAGTTCATGAAGAGCAAAATGGACGGCCTGAAGCGGGTGAAGAAAGTTAAAAGCAAGGCCAAGGCGGCAAAGGGATAA
- the LOC6501108 gene encoding elongin-B, with the protein MGIGRICVILWRRELKRMIEGIVKVQPVDQRLYNQDNDVMEDESTLQDYGVTVSTAKAQAPAQLGLTFRNELGDFETLDMTPYSAPPDLPEVMKNQEASNGQEQVA; encoded by the exons ATGGGTATAGGTAGAATTTGTGTTATATTATGGCGTCGCGAGCTGAAGCGAATGATCGAAG GTATAGTCAAGGTGCAGCCGGTAGACCAGCGGTTATACAATCAAGACAACGACGTCATGGAAGATGAGAGTACGCTTCAGGATTATGGCGTCACTGTGTCCACAGCCAAGGCGCAGGCTCCGGCGCAGTTGGGCTTGACATTCAG AAACGAATTGGGCGACTTCGAGACGCTGGACATGACACCTTACTCTGCACCCCCAGACTTACCTGAAGTGATGAAAAACCAAGAGGCCTCAAACGGACAGGAACAAGTTGCATAA
- the LOC6502675 gene encoding uncharacterized protein LOC6502675, translating to MFLNDIGLPLIVESGKKSFEKIVGPLLLTSAAFKDFKIPENWRPYVIGSEEDIFRLKSPQNFGENSDCLFEVLKPNVSINIEIEATKIRLTLIHHDLISRIYYLDNGLSKIVIMDHAPAYLDFIPKANASFHIGLSQGIDVLFLDDEFLTENLNEDLYQFVHLLKPKNIYGLQQKELPNWLLSLRRCKDIYARP from the exons ATGTTTTTAAACGATATTGGCCTACCATTAATCGTGGAGTCGGGCAAGAAATCATTTGAAAAAATAGTGGGGCCGCTGCTTTTAACATCTGCGGCTTTcaaagattttaaaattcctGAAAACTGGCGTCCATACGTTATTGGATCGGAAGAGGATATCTTTCGACTCAAATCTCCGCAGAATTTTGGGGAAAATAGTGATTGCCTCTTTGAAGTGCTTAAGCCCAATGTATCCATAAACATAGAAATTGAAGCAACCAAGATCAGACTCACCTTAATACACCATGATTTGATTTCAAGGATCTATTACTTGGATA ATGGACTTTCCAAAATAGTGATAATGGACCATGCCCCCGCGTATCTAGACTTCATTCCCAAGGCGAATGCTTCGTTCCATATTGGACTTAGCCAAGGGATCGATGTGCTTTTTCTGGATGATGAGTTCTTGACAGAAAATTTAAACGAGGATCTGTATCAATTTGTCCATCTTTTAAAGCCTAAGAATATTTATGGCCTGCAGCAGAAGGAACTGCCCAATTGGCTTCTCAGCCTGCGCCGCTGTAAAGACATCTACGCAAGGCCATGA
- the LOC6501106 gene encoding septin-2 → MAAEVDFVNKKEVHLRTLKQSGHVGFDSLPDQLVNKSVQNGFVFNVMCIGETGLGKSTLMDTLFNTSFESTPSPHTLPSVKLKAHTYELQESNVRLKLTICDTVGYGDQINKDDSFKAVVDYIDAQFENYLQEELKIKRSLVTCHDSRIHICLYFICPTGHGLKSLDLVCMKKLDSKVNIIPVIAKADTISKVELQRFKAKIIQELNTNGVHIYQFPTDDETVAETNTSMNSHIPFAVVGSTEFIKVGNKLIRARQYPWGTVQVENETHCDFVKLREMLIRTNMEDMREKTHTRHYELYRQKRLEQMGFSDVDSENKPISFQQTFEAKRSNHLAELQSKEEEVRQMFVQRVKEKEAELKESEKDLHAKFEKLKRDHAEEKRKLEESRKALEEDYLDFQRRKQQLATAHHTLTLGKSKKK, encoded by the exons ATGGCTGCTGAAGTGGATTTTGTTAACAAGAAGGAGGTGCACCTTCGTACCCTGAAGCAGTCCGGTCATGTCGGCTTCGATAGCCTGCCGGACCAATTGGTCAATAAGAGCGTGCAGAACGGATTCGTTTTTAACGTCATGTGTATAG GCGAGACTGGACTGGGCAAGTCGACGTTGATGGACACGCTGTTCAACACCAGCTTCGAGTCGACGCCGAGCCCCCACACCCTGCCCAGCGTCAAGTTGAAGGCGCACACCTACGAGCTGCAGGAGAGCAACGTGCGGCTCAAGCTGACTATCTGCGACACGGTGGGATATGGCGACCAAATCAACAAGGACGATTCCTTCAAGGCGGTGGTGGACTACATCGACGCCCAGTTCGAGAACTACTTGCAGGAGGAGCTGAAGATCAAGCGCTCGCTGGTCACGTGCCATGACAGTCGCATCCACATCTGTCTGTACTTCATCTGCCCCACGGGCCATGGACTCAAGTCTCTGGATCTGGTGTGCATGAAAAAGCTGGACAGCAAAGTCAACATCATTCCGGTTATCGCTAAGGCCGATACCATCTCCAAAGTGGAGCTGCAGCGTTTCAAGGCGAAGATCATCCAGGAACTGAACACCAATGGGGTACACATCTATCAGTTCCCCACCGACGATGAGACGGTGGCCGAGACAAACACCAGCATGAACTCGCACATTCCATTTGCCGTTGTGGGCAGCACCGAGTTCATCAAGGTGGGCAACAAGCTGATCCGCGCCCGGCAATATCCCTGGGGCACGGTACAGGTGGAGAACGAGACTCACTGCGACTTTGTCAAGCTGCGTGAGATGCTCATCCGCACCAACATGGAGGACATGCGAGAGAAGACCCACACTCGGCACTACGAGCTCTACCGGCAAAAGCGGCTGGAGCAAATGGGCTTCAGCGATGTGGACAGCGAGAACAAACCCATTTCGTTCCAGCAGACATTTGAAGCCAAGCGCTCCAACCATCTGGCCGAACTGCAAtccaaggaggaggaggtacGCCAGATGTTCGTGCAGCGGGTCAAGGAGAAGGAGGCCGAGTTGAAGGAGAGCGAGAAGGATCTGCACGCCAAGTTCGAGAAGCTGAAGCGGGACCATGCCGAGGAGAAGCGCAAGCTGGAGGAGTCGCGCAAAGCCCTCGAGGAGGACTACCTCGACTTCCAGCGGCGCAAGCAGCAGCTTGCCACCGCCCACCATACGCTCACCCTGGGTAAGAGTAAGAAGAAGTAG
- the LOC6501105 gene encoding tRNA pseudouridine synthase A isoform X1: MFFSQILSCSSKAVRLKTLQYHWHRQKSFAAAMSEALDKLELETEARKAAKLAEEETVKETNRIKRTLKRKKWVDWKTQDDEDAASGVKRAPFDPADRIKRKKSAILLSYCGANYYGMQRNPGMQTIEEELFKAMLKHKWITEDSFEQVQIACFQRAARTDKGVSAARQVCSVKLPDELDLEAFNADLPDQIRLFGVERVTKGFNAKDQCNARTYTYTLPTVAFASSEEKIEDLHDTYRITPELLEKVRETLKLYEGTKNFHNFTSKKNFLDPSAKRFIMSFVSSDPFLSPQGIEFVTLKVKGQSFMLHQIRKMVGLAIAIVRGNTTTESLERALTEERLDLPMAPGLGLVLDTVHYERYNDRYGKDGIHNPLTWEKQEKQVNEFIEREIFSQIYKTEAEQRNMLDWLGTLHYHSYDTRRDDAPPPPDGKRSKDGANDDNDE; this comes from the exons atgtttttcaGTCAGATTTTGAGCTGCTCCTCCAAGGCAG TTCGCCTGAAGACCTTGCAATATCACTGGCACCGCCAAAAATCCTTCGCTGCTGCCATGTCGGAAGCCCTGGACAAGCTGGAGCTGGAAACCGAAGCCAGGAAGGCTGCGAAACTGGCCGAGGAGGAGACCGTTAAGGAGACCAACCGGATCAAACGGACACTTAAACGAAAGAAGTGGGTGGATTGGAAGACGCAGGACGATGAGGATGCGGCGAGCGGAGTTAAACGCGCGCCCTTCGATCCCGCCGACAGAATCAAGAGGAAGAAGAGTGCAATCCTGCTGAGCTACTGCGGAGCCAACTACTACGGTATGCAGCGCAACCCCGGCATGCAGACCATCGAGGAGGAGCTCTTCAAGGCCATGCTCAAGCACAAGTGGATAACGGAAGACAGCTTCGAGCAGGTGCAGATTGCCTGCTTTCAGCGAGCGGCTCGCACCGACAAAGGTGTCTCAGCGGCCCGCCAAGTGTGCTCCGTTAAGCTGc CTGATGAGCTCGACTTGGAAGCATTCAACGCAGATCTTCCCGACCAGATACGCCTCTTTGGTGTGGAGCGCGTGACCAAGGGCTTCAATGCGAAGGATCAATGCAACGCTCGAACTTATACCTACACCCTGCCCACTGTGGCCTTTGCATCCTCTGAGGAGAAGATCGAAGACTTGCATGACACCTACCGCATTACTCcggagctgctggagaaagTGAGAGAAACCCTTAAACTCTACGAGGGCACGAAAAACTTCCATAATTTTACCAGCAAAAA AAACTTTCTAGATCCATCAGCGAAACGGTTCATCATGTCCTTCGTGAGCAGCGACCCGTTCCTTAGCCCCCAGGGAATCGAGTTCGTCACGCTGAAAGTTAAGGGTCAGAGCTTCATGTTGCACCAGATCCGGAAGATGGTGGGCTTGGCGATTGCCATTGTGCGCGGCAACACGACGACGGAGAGTTTGGAACGAGCGCTCACCGAGGAACGTCTAGACCTTCCTATGGCCCCGGGGCTGGGCTTAGTTCTGGACACAGTCCACTATGAAAGGTACAATGATCGGTACGGGAAGGATGGTATCCATAATCCGCTGACTTGGGAGAAACAAGAGAAGCAAGTCAATGAGTTCATTGAGCGGGAGATCTTTAGCCAGATCTACAAAACCGAGGCCGAGCAGCGCAACATGCTGGACTGGTTGGGCACCCTCCACTACCACTCGTACGATACCCGGCGGGACGACGCTCCTCCGCCGCCAGATGGCAAGCGCAGTAAGGATGGCGCCAATGATGATAATGACGAGTAG
- the LOC6499476 gene encoding signal recognition particle subunit SRP72: MSKDANPKEALIKAAYADVHKFGNNREFDKAVKAVNRILGVVPDDPTALHCKVVCLVQLSKFEEAYRFIEKNRLSSLAFEKAYCEYRLNKQVQALKTIDDTGLQPLPPNLKELRTQVLYRLERYDECLDAYRDIIKNTSDDYEDERRTNLSAVAANLAVDKSKDVPEVPEDTYEQYFNSACIQSNRQKYAEAERKLRTSEKLCREFLEEEGASEEEIIEEVDVIRVQLAYCLQQQGKIKEAAIIYADCLRHKPKDAALVAVASNNSVVINKDQNVFDSKKKIRAALADACEPKLTSRQKQVIALNNCLLALYTNAGDQVQQLSQKLAQTYPQVEFEALLIRCTQLAKDRKHKEAIEQLQKFASTHQSHAFVSKFAVIQLQLLQGSRKDAIETLLSLGEAKYKPGVVSALVSLYLGTDNKPAASALLKSAVDWYKKNNVSSGDLSDMWRQAAEFHLRGGASETAASSLEELLKLNPSDTKVLAQLVIAYAQFQPKKALEISRKLPKLETLTTASEIDALEAANWVMSTKAAKKSANAKVEASPSTPSDKKKTQNRKRKGKLPKNYNAEVAPDPERWLPKYERTGFRKKRGGARGKDVIKGSQGMASGAADQYDMSNRVNLSKNSPATPVYQETTPGPRQQHRKGGHKKKKGGRF; encoded by the exons ATGTCAAAGGACGCCAATCCGAAAGAGGCGCTGATCAAGGCGGCCTACGCCGATGTTCACAAGTTTGGCAACAACCGAGAGTTCGACAAGGCCGTCAAGGCGGTTAATCGCA TCTTGGGCGTAGTTCCTGACGATCCCACGGCCCTGCACTGCAAGGTAGTGTGCCTGGTGCAACTATCCAAGTTCGAGGAAGCGTACAGGTTCATCGAGAAGAATCGCCTGTCCTCGCTGGCGTTCGAGAAGGCCTACTGCGAGTATAGGCTCAATAAGCAGGTGCAGGCTTTGAAGACCATCGATGACACGGGACTGCAGCCACTGCCGCCGAACTTGAAGGAGCTACGCACGCAGGTGTTGTACCGCCTGGAGCGCTATGACGAGTGCCTCGATGCGTATCGCGACATCATCAAGAACACCAGCGATGACTACGAAGACGAGCGGCGGACCAATCTCAGTGCGGTGGCAGCCAACCTTGCCGTGGATAAGAGCAAGGATGTGCCCGAGGTGCCGGAGGACACCTATGAGCAGTACTTCAACAGTGCCTGCATTCAGTCGAACCGCCAGAAGTACGCTGAGGCTGAACGCAAGCTGCGCACCAGCGAGAAGCTCTGCCGTGAGTTcctcgaggaggagggcgcgtCCGAGGAGGAGATAATCGAGGAGGTGGATGTCATCCGTGTTCAGCTAGCCTACTGTCTGCAGCAACAAGGCAAGATCAAGGAAGCAGCTATTATCTATGCAGACTGCTTGCGCCACAAACCCAAGGATGCTGCCTTGGTGGCCGTGGCCAGCAACAATTCTGTGGTGATCAACAAGGATCAGAATGTGTTCGATTCTAAGAAGAAGATTCGTGCTGCCTTGGCAGATGCCTGCGAGCCGAAGCTCACTTCCCGTCAGAAGCAGGTCATTGCCCTTAACAACTGCCTGTTGGCGCTTTACACCAATGCCGGCGACCAGGTGCAACAACTAAGCCAGAAGTTGGCACAAACCTATCCGCAAGTGGAGTTCGAGGCACTACTCATCCGTTGCACCCAGCTGGCCAAGGACCGCAAGCACAAGGAAGCCATTGAACAGCTGCAGAAGTTTGCATCCACCCACCAGTCGCATGCCTTTGTGAGCAAGTTTGCCGTCATTcagctgcagctcctgcag GGAAGTCGCAAAGATGCTATCGAAACGCTGCTGTCTTTGGGCGAAGCCAAGTACAAGCCTGGAGTTGTGTCTGCCCTGGTGTCCCTATACTTGGGCACGGATAACAAACCGGCTGCCTCGGCTCTCCTCAAGTCCGCGGTCGACTGGTACAAGAAGAATAACGTGAGCAGTGGGGACCTATCGGACATGTGGCGGCAAGCTGCCGAGTTCCATTTGCGTGGCGGAGCCTCCGAAACGGCGGCCAGCTCGCTCGAAGAACTTCTCAAGCTTAATCCCAGCGACACCAAGGTCCTGGCCCAGCTTGTTATTGCCTATGCCCAGTTTCAGCCTAAGAAAGCCCTCGAAATTAGCCGGAAACTGCCCAAGCTCGAGACCCTTACCACCGCGTCGGAAATCGATGCCTTGGAGGCGGCCAACTGGGTGATGTCCACCAAGGCAGCCAAGAAGTCGGCAAATGCCAAGGTCGAGGCCTCCCCCAGTACTCCTTCGGATAAGAAGAAGACCCAGAACCGGAAGCGCAAGGGCAAGTTACCCAAAAACTACAATGCCGAAGTGGCACCCGATCCGGAGAGATGGTTGCCGAAGTACGAGCGAACTGGATTCCGGAAGAAGCGCGGCGGAGCCCGTGGCAAGGATGTCATTAAGGGTTCCCAGGGCATGGCCTCTGGAGCTGCTGATCAATA CGATATGTCCAACCGCGTTAATCTGAGCAAGAACTCACCCGCCACTCCCGTCTACCAGGAAACTACGCCAGGTCCCAGGCAACAGCACCGCAAAGGTGGCCACAAAAAGAAGAAGGGCGGACGTTTTTAA
- the LOC6499474 gene encoding esterase CG5412, whose translation MTNNDAAGDAPSSSRASGSKQQPKLEITEKVRVLCLHGYRQNGDAFKNKLGSFRKFASKYAEFVFISAPHVAAALESSADPVPEQRSWWANKDDGTFKGTNKGGPAYGFQESLRLVEETWRTQGPFQGLLGFSQGACFVGLICGLAKKKLTSIRPEFAVLSSGFLSGSLVHMSAYEESITIPTLHIYGQTDEIIPKEMSQALAAQFKNVEILEHSGGHYFPATAQQKQTFINFFQDRLQEYLEHQELQQSGNASFIESGGEDGDGDGDANDAEVAAMTAAAGSGSELGDSD comes from the exons ATGACCAATAACGATGCGGCAGGCGATGCCCCCAGCTCAAGTCGCGCCAGCGGAAGCAAACAGCAGCCAAAGCTGGAAATAACCGAAAAAGTGAGGGTTCTCTGCTTACACGGATATCGGCAGAATGGAGATGCATTCAAAAATAAACTCGGATCGTTTCGAAAGTTTGCATCAAAGTATGCAGAGTTCGTCTTTATATCCGCACCACACGTGGCTGCTGCTTTGGAATCTTCCGCGGATCCGGTGCCAGAACAGCGCAGCTGGTGGGCCAACAAGGATGATGGGACGTTTAAGGGCACCAACAAAGGTGGACCGGCATATGGTTTCCAGGAGAGCTTGCGCCTGGTGGAGGAGACGTGGCGAACACAAGGACCCTTCCAAGGACTCTTAGGCTTCTCCCAAGGCGCCTGCTTCGTGGGTCTCATATGCGGACTGGCCAAAAAGAAAT TAACTTCCATCCGCCCAGAATTCGCGGTACTCTCATCAGGCTTTCTTTCCGGTAGCCTGGTCCACATGAGTGCCTACGAGGAGAGCATCACCATACCCACCTTACACATATATGGCCAAACGGATGAAATTATTCCCAAAGAGATGAGCCAAGCTCTGGCTGCGCAGTTCAAGAACGTTGAAATTTTAGAACACAGCGGCGGACATTACTTCCCGGCGACGGCGCAACAGAAGCAAACCTTCATTAACTTCTTTCAGGACCGCCTGCAAGAATATCTGGAGCACCAGGAGCTGCAGCAGAGTGGGAATGCCTCGTTTATTGAGAGTGGCGGAGAAGATGGGGACGGAGACGGTGATGCCAATGATGCTGAGGTGGCTGCCATGACAGCAGCTGCAGGATCCGGATCGGAACTAGGCGATAGTGATTAG
- the LOC6501107 gene encoding nuclear pore complex protein DDB_G0274915 produces MPVGTTNMFLTTSLFVVALLQTAHSYSVRITAPDQALLGATVNVSATLYNGNTPDDGDSYRFTWTDSTGQRKEIDTSNSTSNWSVAFTEEGHQSLKVEVDKKFIFWINTGQGKASIQINKSLGGSLQLIQKNVSRTLDYVSTQEAVNHRISLPDADQQYLLEKGYHIQTYWFQNCTYLGMSTALDYQATYPQAEQYYNVEALVVASLEVPPEPTPSTTTTTTTTTTTTTTTTTTPATTTSTTTTTTTPATTTTPTTTTTTTKAPARAKRDIIQAMHANAALLGLNLTTALRQQQANGSSGNVSVALVDPLGVRRLSKLNLLPGTELPYDCVSKKIIAQDPKKIYGYYQRRVVSKDPVSGFGTTGKNWLQHWEVLILNVNYKGSPPYEVCEMVYNAPYNSTGNETCLNYRSTDKCSFEFKRYFLESKTILFFIRNEVSQTLNQVTINMYEAQRQSQLSVVVVPVTCTLVAVILVVFSVAYYIQRGNRFTVEVADFNFGDTQSVDMEYKTFPQRLIDSIRDACTWRGQRRHSQSSTDLMADEPPSPGLGGNVGDVDSNLRYNTFN; encoded by the exons ATGCCAGTCGGCACTACAAACATGTTTCTGACTACGTCGCTGTTTGTCGTCGCTCTTCTGCAAACTG CCCACTCGTACTCGGTTCGGATTACGGCGCCCGATCAGGCGCTCTTGGGAGCCACCGTGAATGTATCCGCAACCCTCTACAATGGCAATACACCCGACGACGGCGACTCCTACAGGTTCACCTGGACGGACAGCACAGGTCAACGAAAG GAAATAGACACTAGTAACTCTACGTCCAATTGGTCTGTCGCCTTCACCGAGGAAGGCCACCAATCCCTTAAAGTCGAGGTGGATAAGAAGTTCATCTTTTGGATAAACACTGGTCAGGGAAAGGCATCGATTCAAATCAATAAGTCGCTAGGCGGTAGCCTGCAGCTGATTCAGAAGAACGTGAGTCGGACGCTGGATTATGTTTCCACGCAGGAAGCGGTGAATCACAGAATATCACTGCCCGACGCCGACCAGCAGTATCTGCTTGAGAAGGGCTATCACATTCAGACGTATTGGTTTCAAAACTGCACATATCTTGGCATGTCCACTGCCCTAGACTATCAAGCAACATATCCGCAAGCTGAGCAATACTATAATGTCGAGGCACTGGTCGTTGCTTCGCTGGAAGTGCCGCCTGAACCAACGCCCTCTACTACTACCACTACCACTACTACAACtacgacaacgacaacaacTACTACAACACCGGCTACCACAACTAgtacaacaacaactactacaACACCGGCTACCACAACAACTCCTACCACAACCACAACTACAACCAAAGCGCCGGCCCGTGCCAAGCGGGACATAATTCAGGCCATGCACGCCAATGCCGCTCTACTTGGCCTTAATCTGACCACTGCACTGAGGCAGCAACAAGCCAATGGATCGAGTGGCAACGTGTCGGTGGCACTGGTCGATCCGCTAGGAGTACGACGGCTGTCCAAGCTGAATTTGTTGCCTGGCACTGAGCTGCCCTACGATTGCGTGAGCAAGAAGATCATAGCTCAGGATCCCAAGAAGATATACGGCTATTACCAGCGCCGTGTAGTATCAAAGG ATCCCGTTTCTGGATTTGGCACAACCGGAAAAAATTGGCTGCAGCACTGGGAGGTGCTTATATTAAACGTAAACTATAAGGGATCGCCGCCTTACGAAGTTTGCGAAATGGTGTACAATG CACCCTACAATTCCACGGGCAATGAAACTTGTCTGAATTATAGGTCCACTGATAAGTGTTCATTCGAATTTAAGCGATACTTCCTGGAAAGCAAaaccattttatttttcatacgCAACGAGGTCTCACAAACACTGAATCAGGTTACAATAAACATGTACGAAG CTCAGCGCCAATCGCAGCTTTCAGTTGTTGTTGTGCCAGTTACTTGCACTTTGGTCGCCGTCATCCTAGTGGTATTTAGCGTGGCCTACTATATACAGCGTGGAAACAG ATTCACTGTTGAAGTGGCTGATTTCAATTTCGGAGACACACAGTCGGTGGATATGGAATATAAGACATTCCCGCAGCGTTTAATCGACAGCATACGCGATGCATGCACCTGGCGGGGACAACGTCGCCACTCGCAGTCCAGTACAGATCTCATGGCGGACGAGCCACCCAGTCCTGGCCTGGGCGGCAACGTGGGCGATGTCGATAGCAATCTTCGATACAATACATTCAACTAG